CGCTTCTTTTATGGGTAAACCTCCCAACTTCTTAATAACTATTTCAATCTGATGTAATGCCTTTTTCCCTTTTGTCGCTAATTGATGTTTTGCAGGTGTCCAGGATAACCTGGATGAAAATAACATTCCAAGATAATTATAATGCTTTACAGTTTTCACTATTTCTCCGCCATAAAACCGTCGCTCATAACGTTTTAAAATGCCCCATTtctgaaaacaataattttggtTTTCTTCAGATTAACAGACATACACCATTGTGTACAAAAGACTTCAAGCTgattcagttttctttttaacAGAATAGGTAAATTGGCCACATCAGCCACATCGTCAGCATACATAAAAATACCCATATTCGGAAAATCATTGTTGACAAAAACACCACTGTTTTCATGCATATCCATGTATGACGAAAGTTCATTGAGAAATAAACTAAACAAAAAGGGGCTCAACATGCAGCCCTGTCTAGTACCTACAGTACAGTCAAAATAATCAGTTAAACCACCATTACACAATACACATTActttaatttttatacattgaACGAAGGACATTTAAAACTCTACCATGCAGTCCATAGGTAATAAGCCTATGCCATAGATATGTGTGGTTGACTCTATCAAAGGCctttgaaaaatcaatgaaaacacaATACAAACGGCCTTTTTGCTGAGATAAGTCTTTCTGAACCAAAGACTGTAGAGAAAATATATTATCTATGGCACTGTACTTTTTACGAAAAGCAGCTTGAGCTTCAACGATAATATCTGATGCATCTGCTTATTTTAGAAGTCTgtcatttaaaattttagtaaatATTTTGCTCATAGTTGACAATAAAGAAATGCCTCTAAAATTATTAACATCGTCAAAAGAACCTCTTTTATGCAAGGATATATTATCCGTTTACACCAGATTTCGGGGAAATTTCCATTGGACAAAATGAGATTAAATAAATCACACAACAATTGATAATAAATTCATTACTATACttgaacatttcattaacaagGCCGTCTGGACCTGGTGACTTGTTACTTTTCAAATGTTGGACACAATTTCTCACTTCTTCCAGACTTATCTCTCTATTTACTGACATAAGAATATCATTTTGACACATTTCACattcaaaatcatgattttctaaGTCTTTTACAATATTACTTTCAAACAAAGTGTCAACTATCTTGGATTGAACATTGAGTAGCtctttaaaataattaaaccaCTCAAGTGAACAAATTTTCTTACTGTTAAAGGAAAATGCTTTTGCCAGTCTTGATTTGCTTGATAACACTCCAAAATTTACAACAATTATTTACGCTATCTAATAAAAGATTTCTCTGCTTCACTTTGTACTCtttactttttgttttacacattttctgaaattgGTTACGACACtctatttgtaaatttgtaaatcatcaACACAATTTGACATACGAAATTTATTAAGTGAATCAAACTTCCTTCTCCTACTATTATGACATTCACTGTCCCACCAAGGTTTTGCTGTATCCAATTTGGTTTTACCACGTAATATGTTTACTTTCATATAAGTTCCGGCTCTCAGTAAGAGcgcattcaaaatatttaacgACCGTTCAATGTCTCCATGTTGGATGGCAAACTGAAAATTATTGTAACTCTGTAGGGAAACGTCGTCCCGTAAAGAATCTGTAAATACTGCTGAAAGGTCAGGTTTCCATCTGTATTTCTCCCATAAATGTAGCTCAGTTGAATTATCGTTATGCGTATTGTCATTAACACAAACACCTTCAAAACACATTGAACAATAGATAAGCAAAATGATCTGACGTATCATTGCTGTCGACAGTAAATCGCAGATGTATTCAAATAAAGAGCTACTGACAATTATGTAATCGACAACACTTGCCCCATTGTACAACAAGTGTAATTCCCATCAATATCACCCCGGAAACGACCATTTAAAAATGTACATGCagtttacaacaaaattcaactaAAGAACGGCCAAAATTATTCACGATACAGTCTCTCGAAAATCTATTTCTGGGAAAATCATCAATTTCGTAATCAAGATTTAGTAACATGTTTTCCTCATGAGATTCGACAAAGTAGTCTGCAAGATTCCCGGTTCTAGAATTGAAAGCACCTATAAAAATAAAGTCTGAATCTTGAAACCTTGACTTAACTTCAACAACATAGTTTTCTAAACGAGTGATACCATTTTATTCGTCACTATAGGTGGACGCACCTTCTGGTGGTATATATACACTTGCAAGAATAACATCATTGGGTGTGTCGAACGCTTCTTTTCTAATCAAGAGAAATAAAACATCTTCAAGATTACCAGTAATTCTTTTTACAAAACGATCAAGTTCAACGAATACACAAATGCCACCAGAGTAGCGGCCACTCTTTCGGAATCTTTGTCTTATAACAGAATAACATTTGTGAGTTGGCAACCATTTCAAGAATTCATCAGTTGCCCTAGCCCAAGTTTCACAAATActtacaaatgaaaatgttgaaaaatacttCTTCAATAAATAATCATGAATATGAGATTTTAACCCTCTTGCATTCCAAGCTATAATAGAGTGAGAAATTCGGATATTACGATGTGGTTTCTCTCTCTGAACATGTTGTATTCTCTGGGCTTGGCCACGCCCCTATAGACATACCAAATCGTTTTTGTCGtcattatatttatattttttcccaTCAATCACTAATTTATCATAGCTTAAATATGACAACTTGTCTTCTTTTCTTGCTTCTATCATGAATGGTATCAGTTTTTTTCGCGAACGTCGAACTGCGGGTGGAAACTCTTCCATGACGCTAAGACCAGACTCTTTCGTCAGCTCTTGTCGCGctctttgtaaaattttcattcgGGTCTTAAATGAAAGAAATTTGACGATAACCGGTCGGGGATCACCTGCCTTGGGTCGAAAGTCAAGACGGTGTGCCCTCTCTATCTGTACTTCCAGCTTAATCTATTCTTCTGGTTCGATTTTCAATAGCAATATACCGTTTCAGCCGTTTTCGATAACAACGTACATCATTCCAATCAATCACTGATGACATATCCAATTAAGCCATTCAATTCTATATAATATTTCGAATTTAGGGAGAAACTGTTTTAACAGAAAGAACGAAAATACAGTTCAGCTTATGAAGGTTGAGAGTCATATATTTAGCTCACACATTTTACACTCACATTACTTCGCTActttaatgtgtaaaaatatgATAGTAATTTCACAGAGGTGGTTGACGACTGCATCGTACTTGTTTCACATGACGTTATCTGGGTATATCAGGTGGCCGTTAAATGTGGTATAATTGTTCATAATGTTACCGTAGAGGGCGAAGTCTTCGGAGGGTCCTAGCAAGAGCCACACCCTGTCTCCTCTTTTGAGATGAAGCATGGCACTCTGGGTCTGCATCACTTTGCGGTTACTAGGGTCGGTCATCATGGAGATAACTGGCTCTTCGTTCAACATCAAAGAGAGGCCGATGTACTTGTGGTCGTAGGTTCGCACAGTGAAGGAGAAGTAATAGATGCCTGGAATGGGAGTGACAAATACACCCGTTTCTGCGTTGAAGCCTTCGCCCTTCATAACGTGTTGCTTGTGGAATGTTAATACTTTTGGTTTGCCTTCTTCCCCTAGCAACGTCTGTGTTCGGGATGCTGAAAATGAGCACTTCTTTGCTGTGAAGAAGAAATGTGCGACATTTAGAAATGTAGAGtgagctttgatattttaaaagtaataTCTATTTCGGTATAAAATTGATGTTTGATTAACAACGATGATTTGCTACCTTTCTGATTTGAACAGAATACCGCGCGAAAATGTTTACCTTGTGTCGTTCGCTAGCTTATAGCCTTGATGCACTGCGGTAGACAACTGCGTCGTTATCGTAGGTATGTTATGAGTCATTGCTTTCACAATCTGGCACTCGCAGTAGCAAAAGTGAAAATCGTATTTCGTGCCAAGAAATTTCCGAACAAATTTTCACTTGCTTTGGCCAATTCAAAttcaagagaagtagtgtacTGACCATTATTACGTTTTCAACTATtattcaatttttatcatttcaacTCGACCTACTCCACAAGATAAGTTTGCTCATACGATTTTCAAAACCGCACACCATCATTTAGAAGGCATATGTCAATGTTGCATCTTGCATATTCATGGAGTTTCCGAGTACAAGCTATACAAGTGAATCAGTGTTGACAAAAATCTACTCTCCTATCTGCATAGATTCAATATCGCTTTGAACACCAATAGCAATGCCTACATATTGTATTGAAATTCTACTGTTTGCCTGGAATGTGCTTTCTGCAATGAGATGCTGTATAACAGATTTAACAGAAAAACAGTGATCTTGTACATTTTGGCATATCTTccgccatccatccatctatcgtTTCgtccatgcatgcatgtatgcatgcatgcatgcatacatacatgcatacatacatacatacatacacatacacacatacacacatatatacacacatatacatacacacacatacatacatacatacatacatacatacatacatacatacatacatacatacatacatacatacatatacacacacacacacacatacatacatacatacatacatacatacatacatacatacatacatacatacatacatacatacatacatacatacatacatacatacatacatacatacatacatacatacatacatacatacatacatacatacatacatacatacatacatacatacatacatacatacatacatacatactacatacatacatacatacatacatacacacacacatacatacatacatacatacatacatacatacatacatacatacatacatacatacatacatacatacatacatacatacatacatacatacatacatacaagggGGAGAAAAACAGTTGAAACGCATGCATGAAATCCATTTTCGTATTTAACTTCATTAcatgctttcaaattcaaaCAAGATTATAACTTTTAGATCAGTGTGTATTTTAAATACAAACCACTCAAATTTGTTACTATTGAAATAGATATCTTTACTTACACATCATTGTCAAATCCATAGCTGTTTCTTTCAAGATCGATTCTTCCATTGTCATTGGCTCCCCTCTGAAACGCCGTAGAACGGATCTTCTGACGAGCCTCTCTGAAGGCATTGCCTCTGCTGTGACGTTCAGCATGTTTTCGATCATTCTAAGTTTCATCATGTCACGGTCTATGCTAGAAGGATCGGGGGTAGACTCTGCGATGTTTGGCATGATTTCCCGTATTTCGTGTTCACTGAGCTTCATTGTCCAGTCTTCCATGCCATCGTCTGTTTTGTTCAACCAAGGAGCACCCTCACACGAGCAAGACTTCTCAATCTCCTCCTTCATCTCCGAAATGGCTCGGTTGTGCTCGACGCGTCTTCACCTCGTGACATTCTGTCGATTGTATCAAGAGCTCTGTTCAGAAAATCctccattttcaaaacttttgctTCCAAATCGTTCAAACGATTAACCATATTCTCGGTTAATCGGTTATGAGTTGGTGGCTTTTCGGAGTCATGCGATGATACATCAGTCGATGTTATTATTAGGATTTGGTTAGGCGACTCTGCGTTGGAAACGCATTCCATCGAGAGTACGACCAGCTGAACAGCTACTAAAAGGCATACAAACGTCATTTTGATACTAGCCCCTTGTATTCTTGAGTTCACGAGCAGCGTTTGCTGAGAAAGTGCCTCTGTAGCTCAAAGCACCTGAATTTATACAAGGGGAAAAACATCCGGCCGGGAGGGGGCGGGTAAGTATTTTGCTCATCTGCCACAAGCTGGGTCAGTCATGGTAACCGCAACTGATAAATATTCGTTTTTCCGTttatatacatttatacattCTGGGTACACGAGACTTTTCAAAGAAAGCGATGAGATGTGTTGATGGCAAAACTAATCAACATGTCTACACGCTATACTCACATGGGCAAATGCATTAAATGCCAGGGGTCACTCGTATACTTCTGTGAACTGGGATCTGAAGTTAGAATTTTCAGACGTCTAGCTGTGCCTCTTTTAGAGGGTAC
This genomic window from Ptychodera flava strain L36383 chromosome 10, AS_Pfla_20210202, whole genome shotgun sequence contains:
- the LOC139142679 gene encoding complement C1q tumor necrosis factor-related protein 4-like, coding for MKEEIEKSCSCEGAPWLNKTDDGMEDWTMKLSEHEIREIMPNIAESTPDPSSIDRDMMKLRMIENMLNVTAEAMPSERLVRRSVLRRFRGEPMTMEESILKETAMDLTMMSKKCSFSASRTQTLLGEEGKPKVLTFHKQHVMKGEGFNAETGVFVTPIPGIYYFSFTVRTYDHKYIGLSLMLNEEPVISMMTDPSNRKVMQTQSAMLHLKRGDRVWLLLGPSEDFALYGNIMNNYTTFNGHLIYPDNVM